The following is a genomic window from Adhaeribacter radiodurans.
CGACCCCTTACTGGAACGCCGCATGGAAATGCTGCTGCCAATTCTGAAAAGTAAAAATATTCGGTTAATTACCAACATGGGGGCCGCCAATCCAATTGCCGCGGCTGAATTAATTTGCTGCATTGCCCGAAAAACAGGCCTCTCCGTTTCGGTGGCGGCCGTTACCGGGGATGATGTCTTGAACCTGCTCTCTGGGGAAGAATTAACTTTAGAAACTGGCAAACCACTCCATACCGTCGGGCAAATTGTTTCTGCCAATGCCTATTTGGGAGCAGATGCTATCTTAACAGCCTTAGAAACCGGGGCCGATATCATTATTACCGGCCGGGTGGCTGATCCTTCTTTATTTGTAGCGCCGCTTATTCATGAATTTAATTGGTCTTTGGATGATGCTGATAGAATGGGCCAGGCTACGGTTATCGGGCATTTAATGGAATGTGCGGGTCAGTTAACCGGGGGTTACTTTGCCGACCCGGGTAAAAAAGAGGTACCCGATATGGCCAGTTTAGGGCATCCCTTTGTAGATATTTATCCCGATGGAAAAGCCATTTTTAGTAAAGTAGCAGAAACGAGCGGTATCTTAAATCTGGCTACGGTCAAAGAACAATTGCTTTACGAAGTAATGAATCCACAGCAATATTTTACTCCCGATGTGGTAGCGGACTTCACCCAGGTCCGTTTACAGGAAGTTGGTCCGAACCAGGTGCAGGTAACCGGCGGCCGTGGCGAAAACAAACCTGCTACTTTAAAAGTGAGCGTGGGCTACCAGGCTGGTTTTGTGGGCGAAGGCGAAATTTCATATGCTGGCCCCAATGCCTTGGGGCGGGCGCAACTCTCCGGTGCTATTATCAAGCAAAGGTTAAGCCCTCATTTTCCAGAACTCCGCGTGGATTATATTGGCAGCACCTCGGTGCACCGCACCCAATTGGGTAATTACCCGGAACCGTATGAAATCAGATTACGGGTGGCCGGTAAAGCTATTACCCCCGAAATGGCTGCCCGGGTAGGGGAAGAAGTAGAAGCGCTTTACACCAACGGCGCGGCCGGTGGCGGCGGAGCCCGGAAATACGTACAGGAAGTAATCGGCATTATTTCAATCCTGCTTCCCCGGAATAAAGTTAATCCCACGGTTACCGTTCAGCGCTCATGAAAATAAAATTATACGATATTGCCCACAGCCGAGCCGGCGACAAAGGAAATACCTTAACCTTATCGCTGATTGCTTACCATGAAGAAGATTATACTTTATTAGTGGAAAAAGTAACGGCCGCCGCCGTAAAGAGCCATCTGCAAAAAATTGTTTCCGGAGAGATAACCCGCTACGAACTACCCCATTTGGCGGCCCTTCAATTTGTTTGTCAGGATGCCTTACTGGGCGGCGTGACCACCTCCCTCTCCCTGGACCCGCACGGCAAAACTTTAAGCTTTGCGTTATTGGAAATGGAGATTGAAGGATAAGAATTACACATCACATAGAGTCGTTATAAATCCAACCAAAGGAAGTTTGTAATAATCCAACAAAGGCTATTGGCGGAAGCATTACCATCGATGGCAACTGATTATTTAAAAATTAACGGGCTTAAAAATTTTCGAAAGAGGCTATATCACCAAACATAAAAACGTATTAATTCTGGATAATCTCATTGCCGGGAAAAAAGCCAAGCCCATGCTGGTTGTCATGCTCGATGGCAATAGGAGAATGTCCGGATTTAATGAAAATGCTTTTAGAATTTTAAAAGGAATTAAAAAAAGGTATTTATTCCGGAATTAGATAAAAATCACCGGACCTTACCGGATGCTAAAATCTGCGTGCTGGCTGATTTATCCATGGGCGGAAAAGAAGATAATGCTAACCAAAACTGGAAGGAACTGCTCGCCAAGTTTGACCAAATGAAGGTCAGATACACCTACTCCGAATCTTCTGGCTGGCATTCCTGCCTGGTTTGACGCAATAACCTGTATAATTTTGCGCCGCTCTTATGGAACAAAATTAATGGTAGCTGGTCCCTTCTAAAGTTAATGGCAATCACGCTCTAAATAATGCATTTATATTTATCAAATTATAGTTGGTTTTTAATAATTAACCAATAATTTGCCTTATCATGGAATTCTGTTGCCACACGAATAGGCAAGAGAATTATCCTTACCTATTCACTACAACTAATTATAACTAATACTCAATGAAACAAAAGATTACCGGTGTTCTTATTGCCCTGTTATTTTTATTTGCTTATGTAAGCTTTACTCCTGATTCCTCGCTGTACGATGATTATACCAAATGGCAGCAATACGGCGGCGGACCTGATCAATCACGCTATTTTAAAGGTTCTCAGATTACTAAAAAGAATGTAAACAAGTTGCAGGTGGCCTGGGTTTATCCAACCACCGATTCCGTGCCTAATTTTTTCAGTCCGATAGTGGTAGATACCATCATGTACGTGATGGCTAAGAATTATTCTTTAGTAGCCATTAATGCCCTTACAGGGAAAGAAATCTGGATACATGCCAACTTACAGGGGTTAACCCGCCGGGGCATTAACTATTGGGAAAGCAAAGATCGCAAAGACCGCCGGTTATTGTTTACCCTGAATAATTCCTTGCAGGCAATTGATGCCCTAACCGGAAAATCGATCCTGACCTTCGGTACGGATGGA
Proteins encoded in this region:
- a CDS encoding acyclic terpene utilization AtuA family protein, which produces MKNKVRIGCGAGFSGDRLEPAVILAEKGELDYLVLECLAERTIALAQKRKLQDPTKGYDPLLERRMEMLLPILKSKNIRLITNMGAANPIAAAELICCIARKTGLSVSVAAVTGDDVLNLLSGEELTLETGKPLHTVGQIVSANAYLGADAILTALETGADIIITGRVADPSLFVAPLIHEFNWSLDDADRMGQATVIGHLMECAGQLTGGYFADPGKKEVPDMASLGHPFVDIYPDGKAIFSKVAETSGILNLATVKEQLLYEVMNPQQYFTPDVVADFTQVRLQEVGPNQVQVTGGRGENKPATLKVSVGYQAGFVGEGEISYAGPNALGRAQLSGAIIKQRLSPHFPELRVDYIGSTSVHRTQLGNYPEPYEIRLRVAGKAITPEMAARVGEEVEALYTNGAAGGGGARKYVQEVIGIISILLPRNKVNPTVTVQRS
- a CDS encoding AtuA-related protein gives rise to the protein MKIKLYDIAHSRAGDKGNTLTLSLIAYHEEDYTLLVEKVTAAAVKSHLQKIVSGEITRYELPHLAALQFVCQDALLGGVTTSLSLDPHGKTLSFALLEMEIEG